The Mycobacterium riyadhense sequence GCAGGAACTTGGTCAGCGCCTCCGGCGGCTCGTAGAGATGGTTGTCCGCGTCAAAGATCGGAAACGGGACGTCCTCCCGGTGTGACAGTTGTCCCATGAAATCCTCCTTCGCATTTTGCGAGAATACTATTCTCTACAGGTGCGCAACCGCAACGTCAGCACGTGGCGATGATCTTGAACGTTGCGGTAGTCGGCTCACTCGGTTTGCCGACCGAGTAGCCCTCCGCAGTACCGGTGATCGTGAATTTGTCGCCGCTCAGGCTCATGGCTGCGTCGCCGCCGCCGCCCCGCGAGTACATGCCGATGAACCCGCCGACATTTTGGATCTGTACGGACTCGGCGGTGGCCCGTTCCGCACGTCCATCCACGACGACGGTGGCCCCGGCAGAGTCGCCGCCAATGTGAATCGTCCGGTACCACTGCACCTGCGTGCACTTGACGACATTGAACTTCGCGTCGGTTCCGTTGACCGTGACAGATGCCGTGCCATTGAGCGGGGTATGCGACGGTGAGACGCAAGCCCCGACGGCAGCGGCAGCGAGCGCGGCAACGGCCGCTGCGATTCGGTTCCGCATCGGGCCGCCTCCATCCTCAGTTAGAAAGTTCTTCGGCCTGCGGCGATGATGTTATTCTCCTAATTAGAGAATGCCAATATCGGCTGTCTTCGTCCTAGGAGCAACGACGCATGATGGACCCGGAGTACAGCGGTGTTTCGCCCGACGAGGCGATAGCATCCCTTGCACAGCTGTGGGTTGCCGACGCACACTGGCGGGCCGCGGAGCGGGTGACGAACCGTCAGCGCCCGGAAGCTAGAGGAGCGACATGATGTACAGGTTGTTGTGCGCGGGCTCGGCGATGTTGCTCGCTGTCTTGGTAGGGGGGGCTGGCTTACTGGCGAGCACCGGACCGGCACACGCCGATGACCCGGTCATGCATCACGTCAAGTACACCATCACCGCAAAGAATCCCATCTACGCCAACATCTATTACATCGATCAAGAACCGACGATCTTCTCCGATTACAGCCACGATCCCTACCGCTTCACCCCGAACGTCCAGGCCGACATCGCCCCGGGCAAACCGTGGAGCTACGAACTGAATTTGGCCAAACCCGAATACTGGGCCATGGTCGTCGTCAACACCGGTCCTGAGCCCAGCACGCCGGAGTTTCATTGCGACCTGTCGGTGGACGGGGCCGTCGTCGTGTCCAAGGACGGGCCCAGGGGCGTGCTCTGCTCGATCCGCAATTGGTGAACCAGCCAGGCCTCTGGTACGCCCGCAATCGGCTGCGGCTCGCCTTCGAGGCGGCGCAGATAACTTTCCACCAGCTCCAAAGTTTCGGCGTGACCGGCCGACATGCCCACCGCCTGCTCCAGCACCAGCATCCGCGACAGGCTGCTCATGAGCACGGTGAACACCACCGGGGGCAGATCCTTGCTTTCCACCCCGTAACGCTGCAGCGCGGCCGTCACCGCTCGCTGCTCTTCCTCGCGGAAACGCTCCGCGTAGTAAGCGATTTCGGCCCGCAATTCCTTTCGGTGATTGGCCAGCGCCATGAATTCCATGGAAATCCGGGTAAACGCGGGATCGGTGCCGAACCGCCACAGCGCCCACAACGGCTGGGCCGATTGCAGCGCCCGCGCCTGCACCTGAAGACCCTCTTCGGCGCGGCGGCGGAAGACCGCGACGAACAACTCCTCCATGGTGCGGAAGTAGTAGTGCACCAGCTGAGGTTTCAGCCCCGCTTTGTTCGCTAGCCGGCGCGACGTCACGGCGGCGTAGCCCTCTTCGACCATCAATTGCTCGGCCGCGTCGAGCAGCAGGCCGCGGTTCTTTGCGTCCGGCGCCCCGATCCTGCGGGCCGATGTCATGTCGCCACTCGCTCTCCAAACCCAATGTCGAACACGCCGATCGTACTGTCGCCCGGGGGGCCGCGACCTTGACCACGACATTAACGTCATGCTAGGCAGGTGCTCAGCACGCTATCGGATTTGGGCGGCAGCAGCTCTCGCCGCCTCGCGGTGGGTTGAGCACCATTCGGCCGGGTCAGCTCCGGGAGGAACGCACGACATGACCAGCACCTACGATTCGATCGACTTCTTCACCGACCCGTCCTTGGTACCGGATCCACACCCCTACTTCGACTACCTGCGCAGCCAGAACCCAGTGCTGCGGCTGCCGCACTACGGGGTCGTCGCCGTCACCGGTCACGAGGAAGCCACCGAGGTATATAAGGACCCCGAAACGTTCTCGAACATCGTCGCGCTGGGAGGCCCGTTCCCGCCGCTGCCGTTCCAACCCGACGGGGACGACATCAGCGCCCAGATCGAGCAACACCGCAGCTACTTTCCGATGTTCGAGCACATGGTCACCATGGATCCGCCGGACCACACGAGGGCACGGTCGGTGCTGAGCAAGCTGCTGACGCCGAGCCGGCTGAAGCAGAACGAGGAGTTCATGTGGCGCCTCGCCGACCGCCAGCTCGACGAGTTCCTCAGCAACGGCGAGTGCGAATTCATCTCCGAATATTCCAAACCCTTTGCCACACTGGTGATCGCCGACCTGCTCGGTGTTCCCCAGGATGACCACAAGGAGTTCCGCACCGTCTTGGGCGCCGATCGCCCCGGACGGGTCGGCGCGCTCGACCACGAGTTCATCGGCATCAACCCGCTGGAATGGCTCGACGAGAAGTTCTGTTCCTACATCGAAGACCGGCGACGCGAGCCGCGCGACGATGTGCTGACCCCGATGGCGACGGCGAAGTACCCCGACGGCTCCACACCCGAGGTCATCGAGGTGGTGCGTACGGCGACATTCCTTTTCGCCGCCGGGCAGGAGACCACGGCCAAGCTGCTCAGCGCCGCGCTACAGGTGCTGGGCGATCGCCCCGACATCCAGCAACAGGTGCGTGATGACCGCAGCCTGATTCCAAACTTCATCGAGGAATCGCTGCGCATCGAAAGTCCCGTCAAGTGCGACTCGCGGCTAGCCCGCCGTGGCACCACAATCGGCGGTGTCGAC is a genomic window containing:
- a CDS encoding TetR/AcrR family transcriptional regulator, with amino-acid sequence MTSARRIGAPDAKNRGLLLDAAEQLMVEEGYAAVTSRRLANKAGLKPQLVHYYFRTMEELFVAVFRRRAEEGLQVQARALQSAQPLWALWRFGTDPAFTRISMEFMALANHRKELRAEIAYYAERFREEEQRAVTAALQRYGVESKDLPPVVFTVLMSSLSRMLVLEQAVGMSAGHAETLELVESYLRRLEGEPQPIAGVPEAWLVHQLRIEQSTPLGPSLDTTTAPSTDRSQ
- a CDS encoding cytochrome P450 produces the protein MTSTYDSIDFFTDPSLVPDPHPYFDYLRSQNPVLRLPHYGVVAVTGHEEATEVYKDPETFSNIVALGGPFPPLPFQPDGDDISAQIEQHRSYFPMFEHMVTMDPPDHTRARSVLSKLLTPSRLKQNEEFMWRLADRQLDEFLSNGECEFISEYSKPFATLVIADLLGVPQDDHKEFRTVLGADRPGRVGALDHEFIGINPLEWLDEKFCSYIEDRRREPRDDVLTPMATAKYPDGSTPEVIEVVRTATFLFAAGQETTAKLLSAALQVLGDRPDIQQQVRDDRSLIPNFIEESLRIESPVKCDSRLARRGTTIGGVDIPAGTVVMVLPGAANRDPRRFENPHEFRLDRKNVREHMAFARGVHSCPGGPLARVEGRVSIERMLDRMADISISEVKHGPKGDRRYTYEPTYILRGLSELHLTFTPTG
- a CDS encoding lipoprotein LpqH; protein product: MRNRIAAAVAALAAAAVGACVSPSHTPLNGTASVTVNGTDAKFNVVKCTQVQWYRTIHIGGDSAGATVVVDGRAERATAESVQIQNVGGFIGMYSRGGGGDAAMSLSGDKFTITGTAEGYSVGKPSEPTTATFKIIATC